The Mercenaria mercenaria strain notata chromosome 10, MADL_Memer_1, whole genome shotgun sequence genome contains a region encoding:
- the LOC123560067 gene encoding uncharacterized protein LOC123560067, translated as MITEEDEYFLRASMLVLIGGRLVSKETLYKELRKAGGNLDVLLKQHERTFKHKFVKKQRKKLFPAAGVTDVETWDLAMLTTVSLTVFKKSLRDDEKNDLKSIRCMRDEIYAHTYSSSLSADQYNEIRKELQNALTSLSNGLSKKLKDDCFKIIQECTTGPISPSFQEEFTKQLEDTEPSFQNEVNKLRNQNEFLSEMKRDIMDKLNNLSLTEDRSEKIIKVIDNEVTLSGAVNESKGIDFVERIITTVINKAIKKVGNENDCQRIRSVVDNILLDIENMPDGEILPAEHKSILHPTYIDSDVAKGESNDSTYQYPNDGMSVACGGSPGDPSDSEGSDSEDDSKKDRAQDDRDENDPKIDGKKECNISDWRIDTEVWKKCIDKKNVQEANRLLNERILPGQDLLDRGSDVFGISSKIVQNICTAICCYMKESFLHINHVYPALDYRHELSNKQITFVIYRARPHENETTEYRYYRYYIRHVNEISTPCSEENTHIRELEQDFPKDYSKTEEIVECLNKNSKSLMEQHTNLTRVSISWFKSKGFGTKHQNITQKTCIVLYVQVKGFVPLNETALPEVIDGIDVDVRECVVLPYTFPNEHHEHIKMGCAIHGGLRNAEGRVLGGTLGGFFEVDREMYCLTSAHTFMSPADMGKLKECGKFCDLGLGNDIETFEAHQPVVEGSRSFGTGVRAVYKEGGNGETGVEAVVIKVQDRFPVSGEFPACPRRRNPGIDRPKFSTGKICNREEVNRLIRSKTLTVVKFGCSSGWTRGSFRFSAGAARLSNMVGSIHSFGILLHNQFEIENIGETQFAEFGDSGALVFTDENNELSVTGIVEGGTPGVKYVTPICDVFSALELQNVQSTKEFTLHYQGIQNIPMEITSDSYSSRTITDRSDSGISTNDEAVLQHIDEKFKTFDQEITQEVARQVHEIKENMNTTVNQELSPVKSELSTLKSEVTVLKADITNVKSEVERTKSELKQDIEKSNTEIQSKMNVMQEQFTAQTNSIKNMLSEFIRSNNAANASNTNTT; from the exons ATGATTACCGAGGAAGACGAATATTTTCTGAGAGCCTCCATGTTGGTACTGATAGGAGGGCGATTGGTGTCAAAAGAAACTTTGTATAAAGAACTACGAAAGGCCGGGGGAAATCTTGATGTACTCTTAAAACAACACGAAAGAACATTCAAgcacaaatttgtaaaaaaacagAGGAAGAAATTGTTTCCAGCTGCTGGAGTAACCGACGTAGAAACATGGGATTTAGCCATGCTTACAACGGTGTCACTGACGGTTTTTAAAAAGTCACTTAGAGACGACGagaaaaatgacttaaaatcTATAAGATGTATGAGGGATGAGATTTACGCCCATACTTATTCTTCGTCGCTAAGTGCTGATCAATACAACGAAATCCGAAAAGAATTACAAAACGCACTCACTTCACTGTCGAATGGGTTAAGCAAAAAGCTGAAAGACGACTGTTTTAAGATCATTCAGGAATGCACAACTGGCCCTATCAGCCCATCTTTTCAAGAAGAATTTACGAAACAATTAGAAGATACAGAACCCTCGTTTCAGAATGAAGTGAACAAACTGAGAAACCAGAATGAATTTCTTAGCGAAATGAAAAGAG acATAATGGACAAACTAAACAACTTAAGTTTGACTGAAGACCGAAGTGAAAAGATTATAAAAG TGATAGATAATGAGGTGACTTTGAGTGGAGCTGTAAATGAAAGCAAGGGGATAGACTTTGTTGAAAGAATCATCACAACAGTTATTAATAAAGCAATAAAGAAAGTCGGAAACGAAAATGACTGTCAGAGAATTCGCAGCGTTGTTGACAACATTCTTTTAGACATTGAAAATATGCCTGATGGGGAAATACTACCAGCAGAACACAAGAGCATCCTTCATCCAACTTATATAG ACTCTGATGTTGCGAAGGGAGAGTCTAATGATAGCACGTATCAGTATCCTAATGATGGAATGTCTGTAGCCTGCGGTGGTAGCCCTGGAGATCCAAGCGATAGCGAGGGATCAGACAGTGAAGACGATTCTAAGAAGGATCGTGCACAAGATGACAGAGATGAAAATGACCCCAAAATAGATGGAAAAAAGGAATGTAATATTTCTGACTGGAGGATAG ATACAGAAGTTTGGAAAAAATGCATTGATAAGAAAAATGTACAAGAGGCAAATCGTTTACTGAATGAAAGAATTCTACCTGGTCAGGATTTGCTAGATCGTGGTTCAGACGTATTTGGTATTTCTTCGAAAATCGTGCAGAACATATGCACTGCTATTTGCTGTTACATGAAAGAAAGCTTTCTTCATATTAACCACGTCTACCCTGCGCTTGACTACAGACACGAGTTAAGCAACAAACAAATCACATTTGTTATCTACAGAGCACGTCCACATGAGAATGAAACGACTGAATATCGTTATTATCGGTATTACATAAGGCATGTTAATGAAATATCAACGCCTtgttctgaagaaaatacacatATTAGAGAACTTGAACAAGACTTTCCCAAAGACTATTCCAAAACAGAGGAAATTGTAGAATGcttaaacaaaaattcaaaatccCTTATGGAACAGCACACAAATCTGACTAGAGTTTCTATCAGCTGGTTTAAATCAAAAGGATTTGGAACAAAACATCAGAATATAACACAGAAGACTTGCATCGTTTTGTATGTGCAGGTAAAAGGGTTTGTTCCCTTAAATGAGACCGCTTTACCGGAAGTAATAGATGGAATTGATGTTGATGTACGTGAATGCGTTGTCTTGCCGTACACATTTCCTAACGAACACCATGAGCATATTAAAATGGGTTGCGCTATACATGGCGGATTGAGGAACGCAGAAGGGCGAGTTCTTGGGGGAACGCTTGGCGGGTTCTTTGAAGTAGATAGGGAGATGTATTGCTTAACAAGCGCTCATACTTTTATGTCTCCAGCAGACATGGGTAAATTGAAAGAGTGTGGGAAATTCTGTGACCTAGGCCTAGGAAACGATATTGAAACGTTTGAAGCTCACCAACCAGTTGTAGAAGGATCAAGATCGTTTGGTACAGGGGTGCGTGCTGTTTATAAAGAAGGTGGCAATGGCGAAACTGGAGTAGAGGCAGTGGTAATTAAAGTACAGGACAGATTTCCCGTTTCTGGAGAGTTTCCGGCATGTCCACGTCGTAGAAATCCAG GAATCGACCGTCCAAAATTTTCGACTGGAAAAATATGTAATCGAGAAGAAGTTAATAGATTAATAAGAAGTAAAACACTTACAGTTGTAAAATTTGGTTGCTCATCCGGTTGGACAAGAGGAAGTTTTCGATTTTCTGCTGGAGCGGCAAGATTGAGCAATATGGTAGGATCGATTCATAGTTTTGgaattttattacataatcaaTTCGAGATAGAGAATATTGGAGAAACACAATTCGCCGAATTTGGGGACTCTGGTGCATTAGTGTTTACTGATGAAAACAATGAGCTTTCAGTTACAGGTATTGTTGAAGGTGGAACACCGGGCGTTAAATATGTGACACCAATTTGTGACGTATTTTCAGCTTTGGAATTGCAAAATGTACAAAGCACGAAGGAATTCACATTGCATTACCAAGGCATACAAAACATACCAATGGAAATTACATCAGACTCGTACTCATCACGGACTATAACAGATAGAAGTGATTCAGGAATATCGACGAACGACGAGGCTGTTCTTCAGCATATCGACGAGAAATTTAAGACATTTGATCAGGAAATAACACAAGAGGTCGCCAGGCAGGTACATGAAATTAAGGAAAATATGAACACAACAGTCAATCAAGAGTTAAGTCCTGTAAAATCTGAATTAAGCACTCTAAAGTCAGAAGTAACTGTTCTTAAAGCCGATATCACAAATGTTAAGTCGGAAGTAGAAAGAACGAAGTCAGAATTGAAACAGGATATAGAGAAATCAAACACCGAAATTCAGAGCAAAATGAATGTTATGCAAGAACAATTTACAGCACAAACTAATTCCATAAAGAACATGTTATCCGAATTTATTCGCTCAAATAATGCGGCAAATGCTTCAAATACCAATACTACATAA